One Oceanotoga teriensis DNA segment encodes these proteins:
- the gltA gene encoding NADPH-dependent glutamate synthase has protein sequence MPNLSKVKTPIREQEPDIRNKNFEEVVLGYTEEEAIEEAGRCLQCKHKPCMNGCPVNVPIPEFINQVSKGNFEEAYKVITRENVLPAICGRVCPQENQCEGKCVRGKAGEPVAIGRLERFVADWHMNNIKNKKEDIESNNIKIAVVGAGPAGLTCAFELAKRGYKVTLFEALHTPGGVLSYGIPEFRLPKSLVRNEIKKIEDLGVELITNVIVGKSITIDELFEEGYMGVFVGSGAGLPKFMKIEGENLNGVYSANEFLTRVNLMKAYKKDSSTPVKVGKKVAVVGGGNVAMDAARTAKRLGAQEVYIVYRRSEEELPARVEEVHHAKEEGIIFKLLNNPVKINGKDGWVESMECIKMELGEPDSSGRRRPVAIKESNFKLDLDTVIMAIGQTPNPLIRQTTPGLKTENWGGIIVDEDTMKTTKDDVYAGGDVVTGAATVILAMGAGKKAAKAIDEHLKNN, from the coding sequence ATGCCTAATTTAAGTAAAGTAAAAACTCCTATAAGAGAACAAGAACCTGATATAAGAAATAAAAATTTTGAAGAAGTTGTTTTAGGATATACAGAAGAAGAAGCCATTGAAGAAGCTGGTAGATGTTTACAATGTAAACATAAACCATGTATGAATGGGTGTCCAGTTAATGTTCCCATTCCAGAATTTATAAATCAAGTTTCAAAAGGTAATTTTGAAGAAGCTTATAAAGTTATAACAAGAGAAAATGTTTTGCCAGCTATATGTGGGAGAGTATGTCCACAGGAAAATCAATGTGAAGGAAAGTGTGTAAGAGGTAAAGCTGGTGAACCAGTCGCAATAGGAAGACTTGAAAGATTCGTTGCAGATTGGCATATGAATAATATAAAAAATAAAAAAGAAGATATAGAATCTAATAATATAAAAATAGCAGTAGTTGGAGCTGGACCTGCAGGTTTGACATGTGCTTTTGAACTTGCAAAAAGAGGATATAAAGTTACTTTATTTGAAGCTTTACATACTCCAGGTGGCGTTTTAAGTTATGGTATTCCAGAATTTAGACTTCCAAAATCTCTTGTTAGAAATGAGATAAAGAAGATAGAGGATCTCGGAGTTGAATTAATTACTAATGTTATAGTTGGAAAATCTATAACTATAGATGAGCTTTTTGAAGAAGGATATATGGGAGTTTTTGTGGGTAGTGGAGCAGGACTTCCAAAATTCATGAAAATAGAAGGCGAAAATTTAAATGGAGTTTATTCTGCAAATGAATTTTTGACAAGAGTTAATCTTATGAAAGCTTATAAAAAAGATTCTTCTACACCAGTTAAAGTTGGTAAAAAAGTAGCAGTAGTCGGTGGTGGTAATGTTGCTATGGATGCTGCAAGAACTGCTAAAAGATTGGGAGCTCAAGAGGTTTACATAGTTTATAGAAGAAGTGAAGAAGAACTTCCAGCAAGAGTTGAAGAGGTTCATCATGCTAAAGAAGAAGGAATAATTTTTAAATTATTAAATAATCCTGTAAAAATAAATGGAAAAGATGGTTGGGTTGAATCCATGGAATGTATAAAAATGGAACTTGGTGAACCAGATTCATCTGGAAGAAGAAGACCTGTAGCGATTAAAGAAAGTAATTTCAAACTCGATCTTGATACTGTAATAATGGCTATTGGACAAACACCAAATCCTCTTATTAGACAAACCACACCGGGTTTAAAAACTGAAAATTGGGGTGGGATAATAGTTGATGAAGATACTATGAAAACAACTAAAGATGATGTTTATGCTGGAGGAGATGTTGTTACAGGAGCTGCAACTGTTATTTTAGCGATGGGTGCAGGTAAAAAAGCGGCAAAAGCAATAGATGAACATTTAAAAAATAATTAA
- a CDS encoding sulfide/dihydroorotate dehydrogenase-like FAD/NAD-binding protein: protein MYRIIKKEILNPDVELMVVHAPYVARKCEPGQFIILRVDEDGERIPLTIADYDRKKETVTIIYQVVGYSTKKLSNKNEGDFINDFVGPLGQPAPIHKVKRVLGIGGGVGIAPLYPQMKKMKDLGVQVDVLLGGRTNKHIIMENMFEEFVDNIYYATNDGSKGIKGFVTDKLLELLENGEKYDLVVAIGPLVMMKAIVNITKENNIKTNVSLNPIMIDGTGMCGGCRVTVGGETKFACVDGPDFDGFLVDFDECMQRQSMYKEEEEHICRIGIGDGNNA, encoded by the coding sequence ATGTATAGAATAATAAAAAAAGAAATACTTAATCCTGATGTTGAATTAATGGTAGTTCATGCACCTTATGTTGCAAGAAAATGTGAACCTGGTCAGTTTATAATTTTAAGAGTTGATGAAGATGGAGAAAGAATTCCCTTGACAATAGCTGACTATGATAGAAAAAAAGAAACGGTTACCATAATTTATCAGGTTGTTGGATATTCAACAAAAAAATTGAGTAATAAAAATGAGGGAGATTTTATAAATGATTTTGTAGGGCCTTTAGGTCAACCTGCTCCCATTCATAAAGTTAAAAGAGTACTTGGAATTGGCGGAGGTGTTGGAATAGCTCCTCTTTATCCACAGATGAAAAAGATGAAAGATCTTGGAGTTCAAGTAGATGTTCTTCTTGGTGGTAGAACTAATAAACATATCATAATGGAAAATATGTTTGAAGAATTTGTAGACAATATCTATTATGCAACTAATGATGGGTCTAAAGGTATTAAAGGTTTTGTTACTGATAAACTTTTAGAGCTCCTCGAAAATGGAGAAAAATATGATCTTGTGGTTGCTATAGGTCCTTTAGTTATGATGAAAGCTATAGTCAATATCACAAAAGAAAATAATATAAAAACTAATGTATCATTGAATCCAATAATGATAGATGGTACTGGAATGTGTGGCGGATGTAGAGTTACAGTTGGAGGAGAAACAAAATTTGCTTGTGTTGATGGACCTGATTTTGATGGTTTCCTTGTTGATTTTGATGAATGTATGCAAAGGCAATCAATGTATAAAGAAGAAGAGGAACATATTTGTAGAATAGGAATAGGAGATGGTAATAATGCCTAA
- a CDS encoding ZinT/AdcA family metal-binding protein codes for MKKVLSVFLLSLFIFSSMLAFAESSPKVSDLTPWKGLNLDMGNIYNNKYADKLYEAVSKHKKGYSPEMVKEFYIKNYTTDIKSLEVLDGNNILINESYKISYNYIGKLETNWGDYDIEWFIFTTEDPKAEEINVKTLLLVPYHQHGNGLKHFHARFGNTSFAYLSTDKYLNNWWPTFYDPSVTNIERIIDDMLKNARMSASMLPDIK; via the coding sequence ATGAAAAAAGTTTTGAGTGTTTTTTTATTGAGTTTATTTATTTTTAGTTCTATGCTTGCATTTGCTGAATCATCGCCAAAAGTGTCTGATTTAACTCCTTGGAAAGGATTAAATCTTGATATGGGAAATATTTATAATAATAAATATGCCGACAAATTATATGAAGCTGTTAGCAAACATAAAAAAGGATATAGCCCAGAAATGGTAAAAGAATTTTATATTAAAAATTACACTACTGATATAAAATCTTTAGAAGTTTTGGATGGAAATAACATATTAATAAATGAAAGTTATAAAATATCATATAATTATATTGGTAAGTTAGAAACTAATTGGGGGGATTATGATATAGAATGGTTTATATTCACAACCGAAGATCCCAAAGCAGAAGAAATAAATGTAAAAACTCTTTTATTAGTACCTTATCATCAACATGGAAATGGATTAAAACATTTTCATGCAAGATTTGGTAATACTTCATTTGCATATCTTTCAACAGATAAATACTTAAATAATTGGTGGCCTACTTTTTATGATCCTTCAGTTACAAATATAGAAAGAATTATAGATGATATGCTAAAAAATGCAAGAATGTCAGCATCTATGTTGCCAGATATAAAGTAA
- a CDS encoding iron-containing alcohol dehydrogenase, translating to MDMRWFRVPKDIVFGEGTLEYLSSLEGKKATLVTGGSSMKRFGFLDEAKAQLEKAGMEVSIVDGVEPNPSVKTVLRGAKAMQEFQPDWIVAIGGGSALDAAKIMWVFYEYPESKFEDLVAFKFPELRTKAKFVAIPSTSGTASEITAFSVITDTENHIKYPLVSYEITPDIAILDSRLPAKMPAHITANVGMDVMTHAIEAYVSTTATSYTDPLAMEAIKLTYKQLPEAFKDGENMKARDDMHNASTLAGMAFTNASLGLVHSLAHKIGGEFGITHGLANAILLPYVIEYNKKATDKYKDIEEVLGSSNISETLKEMNKSLNIPTTLKEVTEVEISEEKFLEVLDRMSKNAFEDPCTATNPRESSAEDVKEIYKAAYYGNSAKEI from the coding sequence ATGGATATGAGATGGTTTAGAGTACCAAAAGATATAGTTTTTGGAGAAGGAACTTTAGAATATTTGTCTTCATTAGAAGGAAAAAAAGCAACACTTGTAACTGGTGGAAGTTCTATGAAAAGATTTGGATTTTTGGATGAAGCAAAAGCTCAACTTGAGAAAGCAGGTATGGAAGTCAGTATAGTGGACGGAGTTGAACCGAATCCATCTGTTAAAACTGTTTTAAGGGGAGCTAAGGCAATGCAAGAATTCCAGCCTGATTGGATTGTTGCAATTGGTGGAGGTTCTGCTTTAGATGCTGCTAAAATAATGTGGGTTTTTTATGAATATCCAGAATCAAAATTTGAGGATTTAGTTGCTTTTAAATTTCCAGAATTAAGAACAAAAGCAAAATTTGTAGCTATTCCATCAACTAGTGGAACTGCATCTGAAATAACAGCTTTTTCTGTTATAACTGATACAGAAAATCATATAAAATATCCACTTGTATCATATGAAATAACTCCTGATATAGCTATTCTTGATTCAAGATTACCAGCAAAAATGCCAGCACATATAACTGCAAATGTTGGTATGGATGTTATGACTCATGCAATTGAAGCTTATGTTTCAACTACAGCAACAAGTTATACAGATCCACTTGCAATGGAAGCTATAAAATTAACCTATAAACAGTTACCAGAAGCTTTTAAAGATGGAGAAAATATGAAAGCAAGAGATGATATGCATAATGCTTCAACTTTAGCAGGAATGGCATTTACAAATGCTTCTTTAGGATTAGTACATAGTCTTGCTCATAAAATAGGTGGAGAATTTGGTATAACTCATGGTCTTGCAAATGCTATATTATTACCTTATGTAATTGAATATAATAAAAAAGCAACAGACAAATATAAAGATATTGAAGAAGTTTTAGGAAGTTCAAATATATCTGAAACATTAAAAGAAATGAATAAATCATTGAATATCCCAACAACATTGAAAGAAGTAACAGAAGTTGAAATTTCAGAAGAAAAATTTCTTGAAGTTTTAGATAGAATGTCAAAAAATGCTTTTGAAGATCCTTGTACAGCTACAAATCCAAGGGAATCTTCAGCAGAAGATGTAAAAGAAATATATAAAGCAGCTTATTATGGAAATAGTGCTAAAGAAATATAA
- a CDS encoding patatin-like phospholipase family protein → MNNYGLVLSGGGAKGSYQIGVWKALSEMNIKISTITGTSIGALNGAFLIQEDYELLKLAWTHFSIDTVLSVDKEKWNNKKMYNKKYFSFLTVIKNLITSGGIETKPLEEILRKYIDEEKIRRSNIDFGINTYSLTDKKPIEIFKEDIPKGKFVDYLLASSCFPAFKPVEIDEKKYIDGGIHDNLPITMMENKGIKNIIVVDVGGKHTKKSKPLKDSNVIYIRSNRDLGKTLEIDSEKAKENIKFGYLDTLKAFNHLTGIKYYIVYDKKCQFIKNSLSKANIEQFFGINNNFPFLYKELLSKRFFNFIHKYCDSKKRKSNILSIVEITGNYFNLNSKRIYSVNLLNKKIINEYEKINEKDRIYKLINYEQDERKLKKYRREELINNPKMVIAAFYIDFLIKNKYYPC, encoded by the coding sequence TTGAATAATTATGGATTAGTTCTTTCTGGGGGAGGAGCTAAGGGTAGTTATCAAATTGGAGTTTGGAAAGCATTAAGTGAAATGAATATAAAGATTTCTACTATAACTGGAACATCGATAGGTGCTTTGAATGGAGCTTTTTTAATACAGGAGGATTATGAATTATTAAAGCTTGCATGGACACATTTCAGTATTGATACGGTTTTAAGTGTAGACAAAGAAAAATGGAATAATAAAAAAATGTATAATAAAAAATATTTTTCTTTTTTAACAGTTATCAAAAACCTCATAACATCTGGTGGTATAGAAACAAAACCACTTGAAGAAATATTGAGAAAATATATAGATGAAGAGAAAATAAGAAGATCAAATATTGATTTTGGAATAAATACCTATTCACTCACAGATAAAAAACCAATTGAAATTTTTAAAGAAGATATACCTAAAGGTAAATTTGTTGATTATCTTCTTGCAAGTTCTTGTTTTCCAGCATTTAAGCCAGTCGAAATAGATGAAAAAAAATATATAGATGGTGGAATTCATGATAATCTACCTATAACGATGATGGAAAATAAAGGTATAAAAAATATAATTGTGGTAGATGTTGGTGGAAAACATACAAAAAAATCAAAACCTTTAAAAGATTCAAATGTAATATATATAAGATCAAATAGGGATCTTGGAAAAACTTTAGAAATAGATTCTGAAAAAGCTAAAGAAAATATAAAATTTGGATATTTGGATACTTTAAAAGCTTTTAATCATTTGACCGGAATAAAGTATTATATCGTTTATGATAAGAAATGCCAATTTATAAAAAATAGTTTGTCTAAGGCTAATATAGAACAGTTTTTTGGAATTAATAATAATTTTCCTTTTTTGTATAAAGAACTTTTAAGTAAAAGATTTTTTAATTTTATTCATAAATATTGTGATTCCAAAAAGAGAAAATCTAATATATTATCAATTGTTGAAATAACTGGTAATTATTTTAATTTAAATAGTAAAAGAATATATTCTGTAAATCTTTTAAATAAAAAAATTATAAATGAATATGAAAAAATAAATGAAAAAGATAGAATATATAAGCTTATAAATTATGAACAAGATGAGAGAAAATTAAAAAAATATAGAAGAGAAGAATTAATAAATAACCCTAAAATGGTTATAGCTGCTTTTTATATTGATTTTCTAATTAAAAATAAATATTATCCATGTTAA
- a CDS encoding DUF2164 family protein produces the protein MDISEEYKKILLQKIIVFFSEEFGEDIGQIRAHDILGFFIDNIGKDMYNNGVEDSYKYMNDRIEDILALQKL, from the coding sequence ATGGATATATCTGAAGAATATAAAAAAATTCTTTTACAAAAAATAATAGTATTTTTTAGTGAAGAATTTGGAGAAGATATAGGGCAAATAAGGGCTCATGATATACTTGGGTTTTTTATTGATAATATAGGTAAGGATATGTATAACAATGGAGTTGAAGATAGTTATAAATATATGAATGATAGAATAGAAGATATTCTGGCCCTTCAAAAATTATGA